The Amycolatopsis sp. DG1A-15b genome window below encodes:
- a CDS encoding sugar ABC transporter ATP-binding protein, which produces MNTVPVVEARQVVKRYGATVALDEADLTVLPGQTHALVGRNGAGKSTLVSVLTGLIEPDAGTVRLNGEPAPAPADRDAWRARVACVYQRSTIIPELSVAENLFLNRQETRGGFVRWAALRRSATELLERWSVDVDVHRPARELSVEQRQFVEIARALSFGARFVILDEPTAQLDGAAITRLFGHIAELQRQGVTFLFISHHLQEVYEICDTVTVYRDARHVLTSPVAELPKADLVAAMTGENAVTVQERTSSARHGLEPVLRVDDLSLAPYFADVSFDVAPGEIVGLAGSGGSGKTELAEALAGLRKPTSGTVFVGDRRPRPGDVPAALAAGVGFVPEDRHHQGFVPEMSVADNSTMSVMDRLGPGIFVRSALRDRLAGQLITRLAVKTPGPELPVSALSGGNQQKVVMARALAGAPRLLVLITPTAGVDVRSKEFLQGKVAEAAAAGTAVLIASDELDDLRLCDRLLVVVHGRLTTEIPAGWQDREVVAAMEGVDLDA; this is translated from the coding sequence ATGAACACCGTGCCGGTCGTCGAGGCCCGTCAGGTGGTCAAGCGCTACGGCGCCACGGTCGCGCTGGACGAAGCCGACCTGACCGTCCTACCCGGACAGACGCACGCACTCGTCGGCCGCAACGGGGCGGGCAAGTCGACCCTGGTGTCCGTCCTCACCGGACTGATCGAGCCGGACGCCGGAACCGTGCGGCTGAACGGGGAACCGGCTCCGGCGCCGGCCGACCGGGACGCCTGGCGGGCCCGGGTGGCCTGCGTGTACCAGCGGTCGACGATCATCCCCGAGCTGTCGGTGGCGGAGAACCTGTTCCTCAACCGGCAGGAGACCCGCGGCGGGTTCGTCCGCTGGGCCGCGCTGCGCCGCTCGGCCACCGAACTGCTCGAGCGCTGGTCGGTGGACGTCGACGTGCACCGGCCGGCCCGGGAGCTGAGCGTGGAGCAGCGGCAGTTCGTCGAGATCGCGCGGGCCCTGTCGTTCGGCGCCCGGTTCGTCATCCTCGACGAACCGACCGCGCAGCTCGACGGGGCCGCGATCACGCGGCTCTTCGGCCACATCGCCGAGCTGCAGCGGCAGGGCGTCACGTTCCTGTTCATCAGCCACCACCTGCAGGAGGTGTACGAAATCTGCGACACGGTGACGGTGTACCGGGACGCCCGCCACGTCCTCACCTCGCCGGTCGCCGAGCTGCCGAAGGCCGATCTCGTGGCCGCGATGACCGGTGAGAACGCCGTCACGGTGCAGGAGCGGACGTCCTCGGCCCGGCACGGCCTCGAACCCGTGCTGCGCGTGGACGACCTCAGCCTCGCCCCGTACTTCGCGGACGTGTCGTTCGACGTCGCGCCGGGGGAGATCGTCGGGCTGGCCGGGTCGGGCGGCAGCGGCAAGACCGAGCTCGCCGAGGCGTTGGCCGGGCTGCGCAAACCCACCTCCGGCACGGTCTTCGTCGGGGACCGGCGGCCCCGGCCCGGCGACGTTCCGGCCGCGCTGGCCGCGGGGGTGGGTTTCGTCCCGGAGGACCGCCACCACCAGGGTTTCGTGCCGGAGATGTCCGTCGCGGACAACTCCACGATGAGCGTCATGGACCGGCTCGGCCCCGGCATCTTCGTCCGGTCGGCCCTGCGCGACCGGCTCGCCGGGCAGCTGATCACGCGGCTGGCGGTGAAGACCCCCGGGCCGGAACTGCCGGTGTCCGCGCTGTCCGGCGGCAACCAGCAGAAGGTCGTCATGGCCCGGGCCCTGGCCGGCGCCCCCCGCCTGCTCGTGCTGATCACCCCCACCGCCGGGGTCGACGTGCGCTCGAAGGAGTTCCTCCAGGGCAAGGTCGCGGAGGCCGCCGCGGCGGGCACCGCGGTGCTGATCGCCTCGGACGAACTGGACGACCTGCGCCTGTGCGACCGGCTGCTGGTCGTGGTCCACGGCCGGCTCACCACCGAAATCCCCGCCGGCTGGCAGGACCGCGAGGTCGTGGCCGCCATGGAAGGAGTCGACCTCGATGCCTGA
- a CDS encoding FCD domain-containing protein — translation MAATRITDAQLRAVGELLDAMHDAVEDVERLTVLDAAFHRAVVTATGNETLTALLDGISSRTLRARVWRGTVDRGVTHVTLSQHKAIYDALADRDPAVATAAALMHVDTSERWLRAHLADIRELDGRLEL, via the coding sequence CTGGCCGCCACCCGGATCACCGACGCGCAGCTGCGCGCGGTCGGCGAGCTGCTCGACGCGATGCACGATGCGGTCGAGGACGTCGAACGCCTCACCGTGCTCGACGCCGCCTTCCACCGGGCGGTCGTCACCGCGACGGGCAACGAGACCCTCACCGCGTTGCTGGACGGCATCTCCTCGCGCACCCTGCGCGCGCGGGTCTGGCGCGGCACCGTCGACCGCGGCGTCACGCACGTGACGCTGTCGCAGCACAAGGCCATCTACGACGCACTCGCCGACCGTGACCCGGCGGTGGCCACCGCGGCCGCGCTGATGCACGTCGACACGTCCGAACGCTGGCTGCGCGCGCACCTGGCCGACATCCGGGAACTCGACGGCCGGCTCGAGCTCTGA
- a CDS encoding helix-turn-helix domain-containing protein, whose protein sequence is MNDAGPARLPAAARRAGIIEAADAEFAANGLAGTRLEAIAARAGISHPRIVQMFGSERKLFLEVVRPHRSGVRGRRAEAGRAGRRLCAAPAE, encoded by the coding sequence GTGAACGACGCGGGTCCGGCCCGCCTGCCCGCCGCGGCGCGCCGGGCGGGGATCATCGAAGCGGCCGACGCCGAGTTCGCCGCGAACGGGCTGGCGGGCACCCGGCTGGAGGCCATCGCCGCCCGGGCCGGCATCTCGCACCCGCGGATCGTGCAGATGTTCGGCTCCGAGCGGAAGCTGTTCCTCGAAGTCGTGCGACCGCATCGAAGCGGCGTTCGCGGGCGCCGAGCCGAAGCTGGCCGCGCTGGGCGTCGCCTATGTGCGGCTCCTGCAGAGTGA
- a CDS encoding aldo/keto reductase codes for MADLGLGTAGLGDVFGEIDDEAAAEVVAAAAGAGVRYFDTAPYYGFGLAERRLGRALARLPAGSFAVSTKVGRTLTGDGCVFDFSADAVRRGLEGSLDRLGLDRVDIAYLHDPDDHEEAAAAEAWPELCRLRDEGVVSAIGVGMNQWEMPARFVERLDVDVVLLAGRYTLLDRSGAQLLDLCGERGVDVVLGGVFNSGLLIDPKPGAWFDYAPAPADLLARAQRMREVAASAGYDLAACALAFAAAHPAVTSVLVGATSAGQLRENLGSFRREVPPDLLRRLVSC; via the coding sequence ATGGCGGATCTCGGCCTGGGCACCGCCGGCCTGGGCGACGTCTTCGGGGAGATCGACGACGAGGCCGCCGCGGAGGTCGTCGCCGCGGCGGCCGGCGCCGGGGTGCGGTACTTCGACACCGCGCCCTACTACGGCTTCGGGCTGGCCGAGCGCCGGCTCGGCCGGGCGCTGGCCCGGCTGCCCGCGGGTTCGTTCGCGGTGTCGACGAAGGTGGGCCGGACGCTGACCGGCGACGGCTGCGTCTTCGACTTCTCCGCGGACGCCGTCCGCCGGGGGCTCGAGGGCAGTCTCGACCGCCTGGGCCTCGACCGCGTCGACATCGCGTACCTGCACGACCCGGACGACCACGAGGAGGCGGCCGCCGCCGAGGCGTGGCCGGAACTGTGCCGGCTGCGCGACGAAGGCGTGGTGTCCGCGATCGGCGTCGGGATGAACCAGTGGGAGATGCCCGCCCGGTTCGTCGAGCGGCTCGACGTCGACGTCGTCCTGCTCGCCGGCCGGTACACCCTGCTCGACCGCAGCGGTGCGCAGCTGCTCGACCTCTGCGGCGAGCGCGGGGTCGACGTGGTGCTCGGCGGGGTGTTCAACTCCGGCCTGCTCATCGATCCCAAGCCCGGCGCCTGGTTCGACTACGCCCCGGCGCCGGCGGACCTGCTGGCCCGCGCGCAGCGCATGCGCGAGGTCGCCGCCTCGGCGGGGTACGACCTGGCCGCGTGCGCGCTCGCGTTCGCCGCCGCGCATCCCGCGGTGACCTCGGTCCTGGTCGGTGCCACGAGCGCCGGACAGCTGCGGGAGAACCTGGGCTCTTTCCGCCGCGAGGTGCCGCCGGATCTGCTGCGGCGATTGGTTTCCTGCTAG
- a CDS encoding AMP-binding protein, translated as MEPELIEITVTVPHPPAAVWTIVGSPHLYPRFVRGITSCEPVSEATGRGARYRYRAGGEGEAEIFVHRRGEHLAWSGRQHRMSVVLRPTPEGCAITFLLTLLDGRSPTAPRIRQRILDAVAAISDHLGGVPAADSLPPRPSKREFARILVKAGVLTPAQPTGTLRQLRSVGRWGSTLAGGYEAVARRTPESLALCDERSERTFGEVDDRTTRLAAVLKRYDIGEGSRVLLMCRNHNAMVEAMIACSKLGADVALMNTGLALGQAAEFALRHGSQLVLADAEFAALREQLPPEIPQLWTWPPGDGWHGPTIEELIEAQSPARIAPPGKPGRLVVLTSGTSGPPKGARRPTPHSVADAAAVLSEIPLRSGEPILVAAPLFHTWGLAALQLGMALRAGLVLPRRFDPEATLSMIERQRCTALFAVPTMLQRLLDLPEQTRARYDLSSLRVVASSGAGLPGRLGEEFMDAFGDILYNLYGSTEVSWAAIAGPRDLRAARGTAGRPPIGTAIRVLDRAGTPVPPGATGRLYVGNRLLFDGYTEGEQLDVRDGLMDTGDRGYVDANGLLFVQGREDEMIVSGGENVAPAPVEEVLLTLPEVREAAVVGVRDPKYGQRLAAYLVLVPGARLDADTVRSHVRERLARFAVPRDVVFVDELPRNATGKVVKRALRRNYRW; from the coding sequence ATGGAACCGGAACTCATCGAGATCACCGTCACCGTGCCGCACCCGCCCGCGGCGGTGTGGACGATCGTGGGCAGCCCGCACCTCTACCCGCGGTTCGTCCGCGGGATCACTTCGTGCGAGCCGGTTTCCGAAGCGACCGGCCGGGGCGCCCGCTACCGGTACCGCGCCGGCGGCGAGGGCGAGGCCGAAATCTTCGTCCACCGCCGGGGCGAGCACCTGGCCTGGTCCGGCCGGCAGCACCGGATGTCGGTCGTGCTGCGTCCGACGCCCGAAGGCTGCGCGATCACGTTCCTGCTCACGCTGCTCGACGGCCGCTCGCCGACGGCCCCGCGGATCCGCCAGCGGATCCTGGACGCGGTCGCGGCGATCAGCGACCACCTCGGCGGCGTCCCCGCGGCGGACTCGCTGCCGCCCCGCCCGTCGAAGCGCGAGTTCGCGCGGATCCTGGTCAAGGCCGGGGTCCTCACCCCGGCCCAGCCCACCGGAACGCTGCGGCAGCTGAGGTCGGTGGGCCGCTGGGGCTCGACCCTGGCCGGCGGCTACGAGGCGGTGGCGCGCCGCACGCCGGAGTCGCTCGCCCTGTGCGACGAGCGGTCCGAGCGGACCTTCGGCGAAGTCGACGACCGCACCACCCGGCTGGCCGCGGTGCTGAAGCGCTACGACATCGGCGAGGGGTCGCGGGTCCTGCTGATGTGCCGCAACCACAACGCGATGGTCGAGGCGATGATCGCCTGCAGCAAGCTGGGCGCGGACGTGGCCCTGATGAACACCGGGCTGGCCCTGGGCCAGGCCGCCGAGTTCGCCCTGCGGCACGGCTCCCAGCTCGTGCTCGCCGACGCCGAGTTCGCCGCCCTGCGCGAGCAGCTGCCGCCCGAGATCCCGCAGCTGTGGACGTGGCCGCCCGGCGACGGGTGGCACGGTCCGACCATCGAAGAACTGATCGAGGCGCAGTCGCCCGCCCGGATCGCCCCGCCGGGCAAGCCCGGCCGGCTCGTCGTGCTCACCTCGGGCACGTCCGGCCCGCCGAAGGGCGCCCGCCGGCCAACCCCGCACAGCGTCGCGGACGCCGCCGCGGTGCTGTCGGAGATCCCGCTGCGCTCCGGCGAACCGATCCTGGTCGCGGCCCCGTTGTTCCACACCTGGGGCCTGGCCGCGCTCCAGCTCGGCATGGCGCTGCGGGCGGGGCTGGTGCTGCCCCGCCGCTTCGACCCGGAAGCGACGCTGTCGATGATCGAACGGCAGCGGTGCACGGCGTTGTTCGCGGTGCCGACGATGCTGCAGCGGCTGCTGGACCTGCCGGAGCAGACCCGGGCCCGCTACGACCTGTCCTCGCTGCGCGTGGTGGCCAGTTCCGGCGCGGGACTGCCGGGCCGGCTGGGTGAGGAGTTCATGGACGCCTTCGGCGACATCCTCTACAACCTGTACGGCTCGACGGAGGTGTCGTGGGCGGCGATCGCCGGGCCACGCGACCTCCGCGCGGCCCGCGGCACGGCGGGCCGTCCGCCGATCGGCACGGCGATCCGCGTCCTGGACCGCGCGGGCACCCCGGTGCCACCCGGCGCGACCGGCCGGCTCTACGTCGGCAACCGCCTGCTGTTCGACGGGTACACCGAGGGTGAGCAGCTCGACGTCCGCGACGGCCTGATGGACACCGGCGACCGCGGGTACGTCGACGCGAACGGCCTGTTGTTCGTCCAGGGCCGCGAGGACGAGATGATCGTGTCCGGCGGCGAGAACGTGGCCCCGGCCCCGGTGGAGGAAGTCCTGCTCACCTTGCCGGAGGTCCGCGAAGCGGCGGTCGTCGGCGTCCGCGACCCCAAGTACGGCCAGCGCCTGGCGGCCTACCTCGTGCTGGTGCCGGGCGCTCGGCTGGACGCGGACACGGTGCGGTCCCACGTGCGTGAACGTCTCGCGCGCTTCGCGGTGCCGCGGGATGTCGTGTTCGTCGACGAGCTGCCGCGCAACGCGACGGGCAAGGTCGTGAAGCGGGCCCTGCGCCGCAACTACCGCTGGTGA
- a CDS encoding LacI family DNA-binding transcriptional regulator, whose product MTVLDLSDPRPTLADVARAAGVSPATASRVLNGFPKVRDRTRRQVEQAVRALGYVRQRAARAGDGQRTGTVAVVLCEDSLRLFSDPFFGRIMGGIHREFTAAGVQVVVLMMQVAAQATTFRYLGGGHVDGALFVSTHARCTMALSQAELPIVSAGRPMAPDPTRYTYVDVDNRGGAVAAVRHLQAAGRRRITTVAGPKDMAPGRDRLAGYVAAIGGPGVVDPGSVAHGDFGQASGEHAMRRLLDRRPDLDAVFVASDVMALGVLRALRRAGRRVPDDVAVIGFDNSPISRTTDPPLTTVSQPVEQLGGRSAAELLAVIDGTAERPRRVVLGTTLVVRESA is encoded by the coding sequence ATGACCGTTCTCGACCTTTCCGATCCGCGGCCGACCCTGGCCGATGTGGCCCGGGCCGCCGGTGTCTCGCCGGCGACGGCGTCGCGGGTGCTCAACGGATTCCCCAAGGTGCGCGACCGGACCCGGCGTCAGGTCGAACAGGCCGTGCGCGCCCTCGGCTACGTCCGGCAGCGGGCGGCGCGGGCGGGCGACGGACAGCGGACGGGCACGGTCGCCGTCGTGCTGTGCGAGGACAGCCTGCGGCTGTTCTCCGACCCGTTCTTCGGCCGCATCATGGGGGGTATCCACCGCGAGTTCACCGCGGCGGGCGTGCAGGTCGTGGTGCTGATGATGCAGGTGGCGGCCCAGGCCACCACCTTCCGGTACCTGGGCGGCGGGCACGTCGACGGAGCCCTCTTCGTGAGCACGCACGCGCGGTGCACCATGGCGTTGTCCCAGGCGGAGCTCCCCATCGTCAGCGCCGGCCGGCCGATGGCCCCCGACCCCACCCGGTACACCTACGTGGACGTGGACAACCGCGGGGGCGCCGTGGCGGCCGTCCGGCACCTCCAGGCCGCCGGGCGGCGGCGGATCACGACGGTCGCCGGCCCGAAGGACATGGCGCCGGGCCGGGACCGGCTCGCCGGCTACGTCGCCGCGATCGGCGGCCCGGGCGTCGTCGACCCGGGATCGGTGGCCCACGGCGACTTCGGCCAGGCATCCGGCGAGCACGCGATGCGGCGGCTGCTCGACCGGAGGCCGGACCTGGACGCGGTGTTCGTCGCGTCGGACGTGATGGCGTTGGGCGTGCTGCGCGCCCTGCGCCGCGCCGGGCGCCGGGTCCCCGACGACGTCGCGGTCATCGGCTTCGACAACTCGCCGATCTCGCGCACCACCGACCCGCCCCTGACGACGGTGAGCCAGCCGGTCGAGCAGCTCGGCGGCCGGTCGGCGGCCGAGCTGCTCGCGGTGATCGACGGAACGGCCGAGCGGCCGCGCCGCGTGGTGCTCGGCACGACGCTGGTGGTCCGGGAATCGGCGTGA
- a CDS encoding substrate-binding domain-containing protein yields the protein MREQTRGHLGGTAVVLPDPGRSIGVLTSTLATLGNSRTLDAVAQAAAAEGYAIKLMSVGKPTRDAVTDAFRELGTHDVDGLVVLVEEYALDWPGIVFPQAVPVVVVDSNARAGYATVDADQTQGAVLATEHLLKLGHETVWHIAGPSDSFAAEHRERAWRRTLTRFDRRVPLPVVGDWTAGSGYTLGRVLAHDPAVTAVFAANDQMALGLLRALHESGRSVPGEVSVVGFDDMAEAASFWPPLTTISQPFAELGDQVVRTLLGEIRSGVRAATLERVPVSLVVRSSTGPPPW from the coding sequence GTGCGAGAGCAGACCAGAGGGCACCTCGGTGGCACCGCGGTCGTGCTGCCGGACCCGGGGCGTTCGATCGGCGTGCTCACCTCGACGCTGGCCACGCTCGGCAACAGCCGGACGCTCGACGCCGTCGCGCAGGCGGCCGCGGCCGAGGGGTACGCGATCAAATTGATGTCCGTGGGCAAACCGACCCGCGACGCGGTGACCGACGCGTTCCGGGAACTGGGGACGCACGACGTCGACGGCCTCGTCGTCCTCGTCGAGGAATACGCCCTGGATTGGCCGGGAATCGTTTTCCCGCAAGCCGTCCCGGTGGTGGTCGTCGATTCGAACGCGCGTGCCGGATATGCGACGGTCGACGCCGATCAAACGCAGGGCGCGGTGCTGGCGACCGAGCACCTGCTCAAGCTCGGCCACGAGACCGTCTGGCACATCGCGGGGCCCTCGGATTCGTTCGCGGCCGAGCACCGGGAACGGGCCTGGCGGCGGACGCTGACGCGGTTCGACCGGCGGGTCCCGTTGCCGGTGGTGGGGGACTGGACGGCCGGATCCGGCTACACGCTCGGCCGGGTGCTGGCGCACGACCCCGCGGTGACGGCGGTGTTCGCGGCGAACGACCAGATGGCGCTGGGCCTGCTGCGCGCACTGCACGAATCCGGTCGTTCGGTGCCGGGCGAAGTCAGCGTCGTCGGGTTCGACGACATGGCGGAGGCGGCCAGTTTCTGGCCACCGCTGACCACGATCAGCCAGCCGTTCGCCGAACTGGGCGACCAGGTGGTGCGGACCCTGCTCGGCGAGATCCGGTCCGGGGTGCGGGCGGCCACGCTCGAACGGGTGCCGGTGTCGCTGGTGGTCCGGAGCAGCACCGGCCCGCCGCCGTGGTGA
- a CDS encoding ABC transporter permease, whose protein sequence is MPESPAAVDVPPRTEPGATPPPRRIAFARLRDFALVPGIIAIAVVGQLVNPVFLQYDNVINILQTMSEIALLVLAQTMVLVVGKMDLSLESTFGLAPGVAAWLTIGGGHSLGLLPSWAAVPVVLLVGVVVGALNALLIVRFGLSGFVVTLGMLIVLRGLLTGISGGQTFFGLPDSVLYLGTTLWAGIPASIWICVLLFAGGIVLLGYTRFGRSLYAIGGNEDAAKAAGIRTDRIVWIVLIGASVLAALGGLLLSGRLASVAAAQGNGYIFTVFAAAVIGGVSLNGGRGTLFGAFTGILLLYMIQNVLTLAGVPAQWIGALNGAIILIALVMSRITSGKRQT, encoded by the coding sequence ATGCCTGAAAGCCCTGCCGCGGTGGACGTCCCGCCGCGGACGGAACCCGGCGCCACGCCACCGCCCCGGCGCATCGCCTTCGCCCGCCTGCGCGACTTCGCACTGGTGCCCGGGATCATCGCGATCGCCGTCGTCGGCCAGCTGGTCAACCCGGTGTTCCTCCAGTACGACAACGTGATCAACATCCTGCAGACCATGTCGGAGATCGCCCTGCTGGTGCTCGCCCAGACGATGGTCCTGGTCGTCGGCAAGATGGACCTCTCGCTGGAATCGACCTTCGGCCTCGCGCCGGGTGTCGCGGCGTGGCTGACGATCGGCGGCGGCCATTCGCTCGGGCTGCTGCCGTCGTGGGCGGCGGTGCCGGTGGTGCTCCTGGTCGGCGTGGTGGTGGGGGCGCTCAACGCCCTGCTGATCGTCCGGTTCGGATTGAGCGGGTTCGTCGTCACCCTCGGCATGCTGATCGTGCTGCGCGGCCTGCTGACCGGGATCTCCGGCGGCCAGACCTTCTTCGGCCTGCCCGATTCGGTGCTCTACCTCGGCACGACGTTGTGGGCCGGGATCCCGGCGTCGATCTGGATCTGCGTGCTGTTGTTCGCCGGCGGGATCGTGCTGCTCGGCTACACCCGGTTCGGCCGCAGCCTGTATGCGATCGGCGGGAACGAGGACGCGGCGAAGGCCGCGGGCATCCGGACCGACCGCATCGTGTGGATCGTGCTGATCGGGGCCAGTGTCCTGGCCGCGCTCGGCGGGCTGCTGCTTTCGGGACGGCTCGCCTCGGTGGCCGCGGCGCAGGGCAACGGCTACATCTTCACGGTGTTCGCCGCCGCCGTGATCGGCGGGGTGAGCCTGAACGGCGGCCGGGGCACGCTCTTCGGCGCCTTCACCGGCATCCTGCTGCTGTACATGATCCAGAACGTGCTGACCCTGGCCGGGGTGCCCGCCCAGTGGATCGGCGCGCTCAACGGCGCGATCATCCTCATCGCGCTGGTGATGTCCCGGATCACCAGCGGCAAGCGGCAGACCTGA
- a CDS encoding alpha-L-fucosidase codes for MTPPAQNPFSRRQFGALAAAGLAAAAVPPALAGPAAAATPGGPYQPTWPSVDRHPPAPAWFQDAKFGIYWHWGAFTTPEFGSEWYGRNMYIPDSGENKHHKATYGDPAVWGYDRFIDGGTDVAGNHVQFAPKPVSRGGRFDPEEWARVVKASGAKFAGPVAEHHDGYSMWDSKVNEWNSVARGPHLNLLDLFGKAIRGQGLKLLVAMHHAFNYNGFYDFAPPQPTPSLRKLYGQLPRSEEDELWLAKLKEVIDRAKPDVLWQDFSLNSPGYCINSGPCAVGERQRLEFLAYYYNQAQKWGKDVVATFKHFDQGFTTAGEVADYERGGPADIVTPYWLTDDAISSSSWSYTRGIGYYSSTQMIHALIDRVSKGGTMLLNISPTVEGTIPAEQRAVLADFGTYLGRVGESIYATRAWDVYGEGPTKMGGGSFVSPKVGTAKDFRFTRDKAGRVLYATVLAWPGATAELTTLSGKRIDLSSLRRVQLLGAPGALKYTQDASALHVTLPAAKPYESPAYVLKLTFANRIPVVGPATGAKVFAERRYSGASAALGVGSYTAAQLKAVLPKPVSAIWPGDGYQALGYPADDFTGTPSRFLVATPDVRASAIVSMRVTFDPARWFRIVNVTSGLAVDGGGAVVAGSKLKVWTPDDSTNLQFGIEDAADGFVKLTNRTSGLVIDGAGATTAGGSPVQSGYTGAVSQQWSITDTGDGVCVIANRASGLVLDGGGIVPSGSPLKVWSDDGSPNLRWLFSVV; via the coding sequence ATGACGCCCCCTGCCCAGAACCCGTTCTCCCGACGGCAGTTCGGCGCCCTCGCGGCCGCCGGGCTCGCCGCCGCGGCCGTGCCACCCGCGCTGGCCGGCCCGGCGGCCGCCGCCACGCCGGGCGGGCCGTACCAGCCCACCTGGCCGTCGGTCGACCGGCACCCGCCCGCGCCGGCGTGGTTCCAGGACGCCAAGTTCGGCATCTACTGGCACTGGGGCGCCTTCACCACCCCGGAGTTCGGCAGCGAGTGGTACGGCCGGAACATGTACATCCCGGACAGCGGCGAGAACAAGCACCACAAGGCGACCTACGGCGACCCGGCGGTGTGGGGCTACGACCGGTTCATCGACGGCGGCACCGACGTGGCGGGGAACCACGTGCAGTTCGCGCCGAAGCCGGTTTCCCGGGGCGGGCGGTTCGACCCGGAGGAGTGGGCGCGGGTGGTCAAGGCGTCCGGGGCGAAGTTCGCCGGCCCGGTCGCCGAGCACCACGACGGGTATTCGATGTGGGACAGCAAGGTCAACGAGTGGAACTCGGTGGCGCGCGGGCCGCACCTGAACCTGCTGGACCTGTTCGGCAAGGCCATCCGCGGGCAGGGCCTGAAGCTGCTGGTCGCGATGCACCACGCGTTCAACTACAACGGTTTCTACGACTTCGCCCCGCCGCAGCCCACCCCGAGCCTGCGCAAGCTGTACGGCCAGCTGCCGCGCAGCGAAGAGGACGAGCTCTGGCTGGCCAAGCTCAAGGAGGTGATCGACCGCGCGAAGCCCGACGTCCTCTGGCAGGACTTTTCGCTGAACTCGCCGGGCTACTGCATCAACAGCGGCCCGTGCGCGGTGGGGGAGCGGCAGCGCCTCGAATTCCTGGCCTACTACTACAACCAGGCGCAGAAGTGGGGCAAGGACGTCGTCGCCACCTTCAAGCACTTCGACCAGGGGTTCACCACCGCCGGCGAGGTGGCGGACTACGAGCGTGGCGGGCCGGCCGACATCGTCACGCCGTACTGGCTGACCGACGACGCGATCAGCAGTAGCAGCTGGAGCTACACCCGGGGCATCGGCTACTACTCGAGCACGCAGATGATCCACGCGCTGATCGACCGGGTCAGCAAGGGCGGCACCATGCTGCTCAACATTTCCCCGACGGTGGAAGGCACGATCCCGGCCGAGCAGCGCGCCGTGCTCGCCGACTTCGGCACCTACCTCGGCCGCGTCGGCGAGTCGATCTACGCCACGCGCGCCTGGGACGTCTACGGCGAGGGCCCGACCAAGATGGGCGGCGGCTCGTTCGTCTCGCCGAAGGTGGGCACCGCCAAGGACTTCCGGTTCACCCGCGACAAGGCCGGCCGCGTGCTCTACGCGACCGTGCTGGCCTGGCCCGGGGCCACGGCGGAGCTCACCACGCTGTCCGGCAAGCGGATCGACCTCAGCAGCCTGCGGCGCGTCCAACTGCTCGGTGCTCCCGGCGCGCTGAAGTACACCCAGGACGCGAGCGCGCTGCACGTCACGCTGCCGGCGGCGAAGCCGTACGAATCACCTGCCTACGTGCTCAAGCTGACCTTCGCGAACAGGATCCCGGTCGTGGGACCGGCGACCGGCGCGAAGGTGTTCGCCGAGCGTCGCTACAGCGGGGCGAGTGCGGCGCTGGGAGTCGGCAGCTACACCGCGGCGCAGCTGAAGGCCGTCCTGCCGAAGCCGGTTTCCGCGATCTGGCCCGGGGACGGCTACCAGGCTCTCGGCTACCCGGCCGACGACTTCACCGGAACTCCGAGCCGATTCCTCGTGGCCACGCCGGACGTGCGGGCGTCCGCCATCGTCTCGATGCGCGTGACGTTCGACCCCGCCCGGTGGTTCCGCATCGTCAACGTCACCAGCGGCCTCGCCGTGGACGGTGGCGGCGCGGTCGTGGCGGGCAGCAAGCTGAAGGTCTGGACCCCGGACGACAGCACCAACCTCCAGTTCGGCATCGAGGACGCGGCCGACGGGTTCGTCAAGCTGACCAACCGCACCAGCGGCCTGGTGATCGACGGTGCGGGCGCCACCACCGCGGGCGGCAGCCCCGTGCAGTCCGGCTACACCGGCGCGGTGAGCCAGCAGTGGTCGATCACCGACACCGGGGACGGTGTCTGCGTGATCGCGAACCGGGCGAGCGGGCTGGTCCTCGACGGCGGCGGGATCGTGCCATCGGGCTCCCCGCTCAAGGTGTGGTCCGACGACGGCAGCCCCAACCTCCGGTGGCTGTTCTCCGTTGTTTGA